The genomic DNA GGTGTCAAGCCCAATATGGGTTGTTTCATGTTGCAGTTGAGCGGCCGCGTGGTGTAAGTTGCTTCGCGGGGGGCCCAGGGAATCGCGCGAGAGGAGTGCCCGGCGCCACCGGGCGACGGGCCGGCGAACCGTGCCCCTTGCCTGCCCGTCGGCCGGCGGCGGGGGCGGGATCTGAGCACAGCGGACGGGGGAATCACATGCAGATCGGCGATCGGATCGGATGGTTGGCGCTCCTGGGGGCCCTCCTGGCCGGGAACGGTGCGGTGGCCGCGGGGGAAGGACCGCGGGCGCCCCTCGTCCTGTCGTCCCTCCCCGTGGTGGACTCGGTCACAGCGGACGGCCTCGCCGCCCGGGCGGGGGTCCGGCCCGGCGACCGGGTCGTCGGTGTCAACGACCGGTCACCGGTCCCGCTGGAGGCGTTCCTGGCCTATCGCTTCGACTGGGAGAAAGGCCGGGACACGGCCCTGACCCTGAAGCGCGGAGAGGAAACCCTCCAGGCCCGGGTGCCCCAGGGCGACTGGGGGTGCGAGTTCCGGGCCGATTTTTCCGAAGAGGCTCTCCCGCGGTTCGTCAAGGCCCGTGAGGCGCTCCGGAAGAAGGAGACCCGGGAGGAAGGCCGGAAAGCCTGGGAGGCGCTGGCGGAAGAAGCCCGGCAGGACGGGTTCCCCGAGACGGCCCTCTGGCTGGGGACCGAGTTGGGGAAAGCCCATTTCTACGCCCGCCGCTGGGCGGAAGCGGAGATGGTCCTGGGGCGATGGGGACAGGAAGCGCCCGGAAAGAGCTACTGGGCTTTCATCGCCACGCTCTTCCTCGGCCGCTCCCTCCAGGGGGACGGCGACCTCGACGGCGCCGCCCGGGCCTACGCCCGGGCCGGGGACCTGTTGCCGGACGCGGGGTTCGAACCCCGCCAAGCCCTGCTGCTGACCCGGGTCTTCCAGTTCGAGTACGACCGTGGCCGGCTCCCCGAGGCCCGCCAGGCCATCGAGAAAGCCCTGGCCATCCGGCAGCGCCTGACCCCGGACAACCTCCAGATGGGCGAATGCCTGCAGAACCTCGGCATGGTCAGCTACGCCCAGGGGAACCTGGCCGAGGCGAAGGCGTTCTTCCTCAAGTCACTGGCCATCAAGGAGCGCCTCGCACCCGACAGCCGGATCCTGGCCATGAACCTCAACAACCTGGCGGCGGTGGCCTATGACCAGGGCGACCCCGCCACGGCGCGGGAGTACTTCCAGAGGGCGTTGTCCATCCAGGAACGCCTGTCGCCGGGCAGCCTCCTGGTGGCCAGTTGCCTCGACAACCTGGCCATCCTGGACACGGCCCTGGGCGACCTGACCACGGCCCGGGAACGCTTCGAAAAGTCCCTGGCCATCCGCGAGCGCGTGGCCCCGGACAGTGCCGACGTGGCCCACGCCCTCTCCAACTTCGCCGGGCTGCTGGTGGACCTGGGGGACCTTCCCCTGGCGAAGGCGTATTACCGGAAAGCCCTGGCTATCCGGGAGCGCCTGTCGCCGGACAGCCTCGACGTGGCCCACTGCCTCGCCGCCATGAGCAACGCGTACCGGAAGCAGGGCGACCTGAAGACGGCGCGGGAGTGCTGCACCCGGGCGTTGGCCATCCAGGAGCGGCTGGCCCCGAAGAGCCTGGCGGTGGCCGGCTGCCTCATCGACCTGAGCAGCGTGGCAAAGGAGCAGGGAGACCTCGCCGTCGCGAGCGCACTCCTGGCCCGGGCCCTGGCCGTCCAGGAGAGCGTGGCGCCGGACGGCCCCGCGGTGGCCGTCACGCTAGACAGCCTGGGAAACGTTGTGCGGGCACAGGGAGACCTGGCCATGGCGCGGGAGTACTACCTCAAGGCCCTGGCCATCCGGGAACGCCTGGCACCCAACGGCCTCGAGGCCGCCTACGTCCTGAACAACCTGGGCGCCCTGGCCTTCGAGCGCGGGGACCTGGCGGCCGCCCGGGAGTTCCACCTGAAGGCGCTGGCCATGAAGGAACGCCTGGTGCCCGAGACGCTGGACATGGCCGAATCCCTCAACGACCTGGCGGACCTGGCGGCCGCACAGGGGGACCCGGCCTCCGCCGGGGACCTTTATCGCAAGGCGCTGGCCCTCAAGGAACGCCACGCGCCGGACAGCCTCGACATGGCCCTCACCCTCGACGGGTTGGGGCAGGTGTTGCGGAGCCAGGGCGACCTCGGCGCCGCGCGGGAGACCCTTCACCGGGCCGTCACCCTCCAGGAGCGCCTGGCGCCGGGCAGCCGCGATCTCGCCGACAGCCTTCGGAGCCTGGCGCGGGTGGAAAGGGCCGCGGGGTCCCTTTCCCTCGCGGCCGACCTGATGGCCCGGGCCGTGGACACCCTGGAAGCCCAGCGCTCCCGGGTGGGCGGCGCCTCGGCGAAGACCGCCTTTTCCGCCGTCACCGGGGATTTCTACACGGACCTGATCGCGGCCCGCCTGGACACGAAGCAGCCCCGGCTTGCCCTGGAAACCCTCGAGCGCTCCCGGGCCCGGACCCTGCTGGAGATGGTTTCCTCGCGGTACGTCGATCTCGGGGGGGAAATCCCGGCGGCGCTTCTGGAGCGGCAGCGGGAGATGGCGGGACGGCGACGGTTCCTGTCCGAGAAACTCGGCCAGGCCGGGGCGAAGACGGACCCCCGGGAGATCGAGGCCTGGCGGGCGGAGCTGCTCATGCTCCCGCAGATGGAGGACGCCCTGGCCGAGGAGATCCGCAAGGCTTCCCCGCGCCTGGCGGCCCTGCAGTACCCGAAACCGCTGGACTATGCCGGCATGCGGGAGGCCCTGGAGCCCGGCATGCTCCTGGTGGCTTATGCCGTGGGGGAGACGGAGAGCTACCTCTTCACGCTGCGGAGACCCCGGGGGAAGGCGTCGGGCGACGAATTGCGGGTCGTCCGGCTGAAGGCGGGGCGGCAGGAACTGGCGAACCGGGTCATGGTCTACCGGGAGGCGGTGAGCCAGCCGGATACGGACATCGAGGAATGCCGGGCGGCGTCCCGGGAGCTGTTTTCCCTCCTGCTGGGGCCCGTCGCCCGGGAGGTCGCCGGCTGCGAGCGAATCCTCCTGCTGCCGGACGGCCCGCTCCACCTCCTGCCCTTCGCCGCCCTGGTCCCCGGAGCGCCCGCGGGCCGGGGGAAGGCCCGCCTGGACCCGAGCCAGCCGCTGGGCCTCCAGCGCCCCCTTTCCGTCCAGGCGTCCCTGACCGTCTACGCCGGGTTGAAACCCGGCCCCGGTCCCGTCGCGATCGGGCTGAACTGGACCGGGATCGGCGACCCGGTCTACCCGGGCACGGAAAAACCCGGTGACGTCCCGGACGAAGTGGCCCGGCTGAAGACCCGGGGCTTTCACCTGGGCCCCCTCCCCGGGACGCGGCGGGAGATCGAGGGCATCGCCCGCCTGTTCGGCGAACGGGCCCAGGTCCGCCTGGGGCCCGATGCGACGAGGGAGAGCGTCCTGAAGCTCTCCCGCTCGACCCGGCTCGTCCACTTCGCCTGCCACGGCCTGATGGACCCGGACTTCCCCATGAACTCGGCCCTGGCCCTGAGCCCGGCCCCGGCAGAGGGCCCGGGAAAGGACGAGAGCGGCAAGACCGACCTTCTCCAGGCCTGGGAGATCATCCAGGACCTTCGGCTCGACAGCGACTGCGTGGTGCTGTCCGCCTGCGAGACGGGGGTGGGGAAGGTCTTCGGGGGGGAAGGCATCCTGGGGCTGACGCGGGCGTTCCTCTACGCCGGCGCCCGGAGCGTCGTCGTGACCCTGTGGCCGATCTCGGACGAATCCACCGCCCGCTTCATGCACGCCTTCTACCGGGAGATCCTGGCCGGCGTACCCCGGGACCAGGCGCTCCGGCGCGCCCAGGCGAACCTGGCCCGGCAGCCCGGCTTCGCCCACCCCTTTCACTGGGCGGCCTTCGTCCTGGTGGGGGCCGGGAAGTAGTTAAAGCGGACGCCGACACGTGCAAGGACCGGAACATCGTCGTGAGTGGGCCAATCCCGTGCGGCGCGCAGCTCTGATGACCCCGCAAAAAGTCGCGAAAGGGAGATTTCCCGCGAATAAAACGAATGGACGCGAAATTATAACACGAATAATATCTATCAGTTTTTGATTTCAGATTTCTGATTCGCGTTCATTCGCGTGATTCGCGGGCAAAAAAGACTATTTGCGGGGGCGTCAGCTCTGACGGGGCGCCGCTTTGAACGCGCCGCGCAGGCTTCCGGAGCGGCGCGGGGCTGCGGTGCGTCCGTCTGGTGACCTTGCTCCCCGGGAGGGTGATGCGGCCCCCCTCCGACGGCGCTCCGGCGGCCTGCGCGCCTTGCTCCTGGGGCTTGTTGAAAAGCGGCGCTCCGTCAGACCTCCGCGCCGCGCTCCCCAGGACATTCCCACCGTCACTCCGGTGGCCTGCGCGCCTTGCTCCTGGGGCTTGTTGAAAAGCGGCGCTCCGTCAGACCTCCGCGCCGCGCTCCCCAGGACATTCCCACCGTCACTCCGGTGGCCTGCGCGCCGCACTCCCCACCGGTCCATTCCGATTGAACTGACGGGGTTCGGGGAGCGATCTGGGGATAGGATTCTACACAGATTGAACCCCTGGCGGGGTGAGGACACGGCGGGCACGACCTCTGCGGGGCGAGGCAACGGGGTACACGACCCTGGCGCGGTGAAGATACGAAAGGCCACGATCCGCACGGGGCAAAAGGGTGGCGGGCATGATTCAGGTTCCGGGCGCTCGCGTCGCCGCCCCCGTAACGCGGCAGGGGGGGAGCCAACGCACCCTGGCAGGGTGCGGGGAAGGCCGGGCCCGACACCCCGGCGAACACCACGGGCCCGGCCGGGGGTGCTATTTCTCGGCCCCCTTCAGCCGGTTGAAGTTTTTCTCGTAGATGCCCAATCGCGGGTCGTTCCGCTCCCGCGCCTTGAGAACGGCTTTCTCGTAACTGGCGAGAGCCTCCTCCTTCCGGTTGTCGCGCTCCAGCGCCTCACCGAGGCTGTCGTAAGCGTTCGGATCGTCGGGGAAGAGGCGGGCATTGGCCTTGAAGACATTGATGGCCTCCGCCGGGCGACGGTGCTGGAGCAGATCGTACCCGAGGCGGTTGAGCAGGGCGGGGGAGTCGAGGCCGTGGTCTTTCCGGAGCGTCTCCGCCGGCTGCGTTTCCAGTGCCCCGAGGTCGCCCGACAGGACTTTCATCTGGAGGGAGAGGGCTCTCAGCGGCATCGACCGGGTGATCTTCCGGACGACATCCGTGTACTCGGCGTTGTGGCTGATGATGGCGTCGCTCACCATAGGTATGACGTGCCCCGCCAGGCGCCCCGGCCCTGTTGGCCGAAGTCGAGGCCGGACCGTCTCACCTGCCAGTGGGCCGCTTTCCCAGC from Acidobacteriota bacterium includes the following:
- a CDS encoding tetratricopeptide repeat protein is translated as MSDAIISHNAEYTDVVRKITRSMPLRALSLQMKVLSGDLGALETQPAETLRKDHGLDSPALLNRLGYDLLQHRRPAEAINVFKANARLFPDDPNAYDSLGEALERDNRKEEALASYEKAVLKARERNDPRLGIYEKNFNRLKGAEK
- a CDS encoding tetratricopeptide repeat protein is translated as MQIGDRIGWLALLGALLAGNGAVAAGEGPRAPLVLSSLPVVDSVTADGLAARAGVRPGDRVVGVNDRSPVPLEAFLAYRFDWEKGRDTALTLKRGEETLQARVPQGDWGCEFRADFSEEALPRFVKAREALRKKETREEGRKAWEALAEEARQDGFPETALWLGTELGKAHFYARRWAEAEMVLGRWGQEAPGKSYWAFIATLFLGRSLQGDGDLDGAARAYARAGDLLPDAGFEPRQALLLTRVFQFEYDRGRLPEARQAIEKALAIRQRLTPDNLQMGECLQNLGMVSYAQGNLAEAKAFFLKSLAIKERLAPDSRILAMNLNNLAAVAYDQGDPATAREYFQRALSIQERLSPGSLLVASCLDNLAILDTALGDLTTARERFEKSLAIRERVAPDSADVAHALSNFAGLLVDLGDLPLAKAYYRKALAIRERLSPDSLDVAHCLAAMSNAYRKQGDLKTARECCTRALAIQERLAPKSLAVAGCLIDLSSVAKEQGDLAVASALLARALAVQESVAPDGPAVAVTLDSLGNVVRAQGDLAMAREYYLKALAIRERLAPNGLEAAYVLNNLGALAFERGDLAAAREFHLKALAMKERLVPETLDMAESLNDLADLAAAQGDPASAGDLYRKALALKERHAPDSLDMALTLDGLGQVLRSQGDLGAARETLHRAVTLQERLAPGSRDLADSLRSLARVERAAGSLSLAADLMARAVDTLEAQRSRVGGASAKTAFSAVTGDFYTDLIAARLDTKQPRLALETLERSRARTLLEMVSSRYVDLGGEIPAALLERQREMAGRRRFLSEKLGQAGAKTDPREIEAWRAELLMLPQMEDALAEEIRKASPRLAALQYPKPLDYAGMREALEPGMLLVAYAVGETESYLFTLRRPRGKASGDELRVVRLKAGRQELANRVMVYREAVSQPDTDIEECRAASRELFSLLLGPVAREVAGCERILLLPDGPLHLLPFAALVPGAPAGRGKARLDPSQPLGLQRPLSVQASLTVYAGLKPGPGPVAIGLNWTGIGDPVYPGTEKPGDVPDEVARLKTRGFHLGPLPGTRREIEGIARLFGERAQVRLGPDATRESVLKLSRSTRLVHFACHGLMDPDFPMNSALALSPAPAEGPGKDESGKTDLLQAWEIIQDLRLDSDCVVLSACETGVGKVFGGEGILGLTRAFLYAGARSVVVTLWPISDESTARFMHAFYREILAGVPRDQALRRAQANLARQPGFAHPFHWAAFVLVGAGK